One window of the Benincasa hispida cultivar B227 chromosome 3, ASM972705v1, whole genome shotgun sequence genome contains the following:
- the LOC120072540 gene encoding peroxidase 73-like, whose amino-acid sequence MGRFNLLIALSFLSLFFFPSPTLAQLRRNFYANICPNVENIVRSEVTKKFQQTFVTVPATLRLFFHDCFVQGCDASVIIASTASNKAEKDHPDNLSLAGDGFDTVIKAKAALDAIPQCRNRVSCADILALATRDVIALSGGPSYAVELGRLDGLVSRDSDVNGRLPAPTFNLNRLNSLFAANGLTQQDMIALSAAHTVGFSHCGKFSNRIYSFAPGRPVDPTLNKTYATQLQAMCPKNVDPRVAINMDPITPRAFDNIYFRNLQQGMGLFTSDQVLFSDARSRPTVNAWASNSQAFNKAFIEAMTKLGRVGVKTGRNGNIRRDCGAFN is encoded by the exons ATGGGTCGCTTTAATCTCCTTATTGcactctcttttctttctctcttcttcttcccttccccAACACTCGCTCAACTCCGACGAAACTTCTACGCCAATATCTGCCCCAATGTCGAAAACATTGTTCGCTCCGAAGTTACCAAAAAATTTCAACAAACTTTCGTCACTGTTCCCGCCACTCTCCGTCTCTTCTTCCATGATTGCTTTGTTCAG GGATGTGATGCCTCTGTAATTATTGCTTCCACCGCATCCAACAAGGCCGAGAAGGACCATCCCGATAACCTCTCACTTGCTGGAGATGGATTCGATACCGTCATTAAAGCTAAAGCCGCCCTCGACGCCATTCCTCAATGCCGAAACAGAGTATCTTGTGCCGATATTCTCGCTTTGGCCACCCGTGACGTCATCGCATTG TCCGGTGGACCGTCGTACGCGGTGGAGCTGGGAAGATTAGACGGCCTGGTTTCTAGAGACTCCGACGTGAACGGTAGACTGCCAGCACCGACCTTTAATCTCAATCGGCTCAATTCTCTGTTTGCTGCGAACGGCCTTACACAACAAGACATGATCGCTCTCTCAG CGGCTCACACCGTCGGATTCTCCCACTGTGGGAAATTCTCGAATCGAATTTACAGTTTTGCCCCTGGGAGACCAGTGGACCCTACACTAAACAAAACGTATGCAACCCAGCTACAAGCGATGTGCCCGAAGAATGTGGACCCGAGAGTGGCCATTAACATGGACCCAATCACGCCCAGAGCGTTTGACAACATTTACTTTAGAAATCTACAGCAAGGGATGGGGCTGTTCACGTCGGACCAGGTTTTGTTCAGCGACGCTAGGTCCAGGCCCACAGTGAACGCGTGGGCTAGCAATTCCCAAGCCTTTAATAAAGCTTTTATTGAAGCTATGACTAAGTTGGGGCGGGTCGGGGTCAAGACCGGTAGAAACGGTAACATTCGGCGCGATTGTGGAGCTTTCAATTGA